The Notolabrus celidotus isolate fNotCel1 unplaced genomic scaffold, fNotCel1.pri scaffold_89A_arrow_ctg1, whole genome shotgun sequence genome segment CAGCTTTAAGTGACGTGTTTCTTCATGACGTCAGAAGTTATCCTGATAAACTCtgattgtgtttcttctttatattCATCTCTGATTCCACGTCTCTCTCAGTGTGACAGAGTTTTAGTCTCCTCTTAGTCCAGGCttcttccctccttctctctgatcCAGCTTTTTGAAATGATCTGCAGCTCatctttaaacattaaacatgtcCAGTTTAAGATGTTTCCTTTACTGCACAGAGTCAACAAAgaagtgtttctgtctttgttcttatAAAAATAATTCTTCTAAACGTGAATATAATCCATTTTTACCTGAAAGTCctaaaaatgtcagattttaaGTGTATAAAGATTTTTTCTCTGTGGTCAGAAGTTCTGATCAGTTCTGAATATTAATGATCCACCTCCTGTCCGTCCTCAGATCACTAACGAATCCCTCCCCGGCATCGACCTGATGATCGCCATCGGGGTCATCGTCATGGTGCTCGGCTTCCTcggctgctgtggagcgatcaGAGAGAACCGCTGCATGCTGCTGCTGGTCAGACACATCACattatctctgctgctgtacTTTACCAGATATCTGAGCTTCATCTTTTCATTCTCATCAAGATTATCTTTTATCTTTAATAGAAAATGAATCAGCAAAGACTCGAGTGTTCCTCAAATTTCAAGTCAGAATTCTCTAATCACTGAAATCAGGAAACTGGGAGGTCACAGTGAGGAGGAACACTTCCTGCAGCTTTCAGagaataataaacacaaagaagactTCTCCTCGTCTTCAGTTAAACATACGTCTGTTTGTCGTTCTCCTCTCAGTTCTTCATCAGCctcctcatcatcttcatcctcctgctGGCAGCAGGAATCCTGGGAGCTGTGGGCGAGGAGAAggtaagagaagaagagattacatcatcatcatcgtcatcatcatcatcatcagcatgtTGTAACCCCCGTTAGCATGTCAGTCATTTACAATCACATCAATGTGTTCCTCATCtttaatgttctttatttttagtAACTGTtgggttaaataaataaataaatacatgaatgaatgaatgaatgaatgaatgaatgaatcatcaAACTCTAATAACTTCTTTATCTCTGCAGGTGAATGACTGGATGAAGGAACGTCTGGAGAAATTCAAACCGCTGTCCAAACAACCGGAGAACGTGAAGGCTGACCTGGAGAAACTACAGGCggaggtaacacacacacacacacacacacacacacacacacacacacacacacacacacacacacacacacacacaccacactcacactcacacacacaaacacactcacacacacactcacacacacacacacacactcacactcacacacactcacacacacacacacacactcacacacacacacactcacaaacacacacacactcacacacacacacacacaaacacactcacactcacacacacactcacacacacactcacacactcacacacacactcacacacacacacacacactcacactcacactcacacacactcacacactgacactcacacactctatgAATCAGGTTGTTTTTACCAAGTggatccactagagggcagagTTCTCACCCTGAAGGTTGATGTCAGTGAGGAGAGTTCTCACCCTGAAGGTTGAAGTCAGTGAGCAGAGTTCTCACCCTGAAGGTTGAAGTCAGTGAGCAGAGTTCTCACCCTGAAGGTTGAAGTCAGTGAGCAGAGTTCTCACCCTGAAGGTTGATGTCAGTGAGGAGAGTTCTCACCCTGAAGGTTGAAGTCAGTGAGGAGAGTTCTCACCCTGAAGGTTGATGTCAGTGAGGAGAGTTCTCACCCTGAAGGTTGATGTCAGTGAGCAGAGTTCTCACCCTGAAGGTTGATGTCAGTGAGGAGAGTTCTCACCCTGAAGGTTGAAGTCAGTGAGGAGAGTTCTCACCCTGAAGGTTGAAGTCAGTGAGGAGAGTTCTCACCCTGAAGGTTGAAGTCAGTGAGGAGAGTTCTCACCCTGAAGGTTGATGTCAGTGAGGAGAGTTCTCACCCTGAAGGTTGATGTCAGTGAGGAGAGTTCTCACCCTGAAGGTTGAAGTCAGTGAGCAGAGTTCTCACACTGAAGGTTGAAGTCAGTGAGGAGAGTTCTCACCCTGAAGGTTGAAGTCAGTGAGCAGAGTTCTCACCCTGAAGGTTGATGTCAGTGAGCAGAGTTCTTTATCAGGGTAACAGGAGAGATATAGAGCAGAGCATCGTCTGTACGGATTGAGACTGATGCTGTGATTAACAGAACGTGGATCAGGGACGCTGCACAGGTTCAGGATCCAAACAAAGACTCTTTAAGACCCAGAGGGAGAAACATTAAGACTGTTTTTACACAGCAGAActaaagtgtgtttgtttatcttgtTGTTTGATAATGTCATTTCATGTCCTGATTGATCACCCTGACTCTGACGTGGTGTTTCTTCTTCCAGCTGCAGTGTTGTGGTCTCATGGTGGGACCAGCAGACTGGGAGGGAAGTGTTCCCAGCTCCTGCAAGTGCAACGCTACAATGTCAGACACCTGCACACCCGGCACCAACTACCAAACGGtgagaggacagaagaagagtTACTCTGagagaacacacagacagagaagaagaagagttactctgagagaacacacagacagagaagaagaagagttactctgagagaacacagacagagaagaagaagagttactctgagagaacacagacagagaagaagaagagttactctgagagaacacacagacagagaagaagaagagttactctgagagaacacacagacagagaagaagaagagttactctgagagaacacacagacagagaagaagaagagttactctgagagaacacacagacagatttatATCAAACCACATGATCGTTTCCTGAATGTAATTgaaacatgatgtttgatcattaatgttaaaatcagtCTGCAGAGATAATGTTCACTGAACATTTCCAACAGTGACCTGAAGGATAAAGGTTTTAGTTTTGGAGCATTGTTCAGAAGAGTGATGTAAAGATGTTTCATTGTGATTCTGACTAACCCTcacttctcctcctgcagccctgTGCCACCAAGATTGTGGAGCTGATGCAGGGAAACATGAAGATAGTTCTGGGAATCGCCTTCGCCATCGCCATCCTGCTGGTcagcacgcgcacacacacacacacacacacacacacacacacacacacacacacacacacacactctctttgcTGCCAACAAAATGCTGTAAATACTGTAATTTAttcaaaaaggttaaaaatactCACAAAAATATTCTCTGAAGAAGCTCGGTCACTGAAAACAAAGCATGATTATTTCTAAGAACAATCCTCAGAATGTTTGTTAGAAATTAAAATGCTTCAATAAAGAAACTTCTCCAAGAACATCAGACTCTCAGAGTTCTCCATTGGCTCATCTGGTCACTGCACCGGTAAGATGATGGAGTGAAGCAGCATTGATGATCAATGTCACTTCAAACATCTGGAATTATTCtttatacataaaaacacacaagaagcTTTTTAACATTAGCTTCAGTCGAGGTAACAAACCCATGTTAATGTTTGACAGATTACTGTCATAATGTTTAGaattaatgtgaatattttatattaaaacaacagaaacaaacctTCACAATGTTTCATTCTACAGTTTAAATATCTCTCTTCAGAGAGGATGACGAACTCTTCCTCAgacttcctgtttttatctTCAGTGAATAATCCGATCCCGTCTCTCTGCAGATCTTCGGGATGGTCTTGTCCATGATTCTCTACTGCCAGATCAGCAGGAAGGACGGCGCCACCAACCCGACCTCCACCAACGCTTGAGCTGCCACGTGAGGCCACGCCCCTTATTGCCTggcaacagccaatcagcagtgCCCATATGACCCATATGACCCACACCATGTGTCCTCAGTGCCGATGTAACTTTAACTGTGGAGGAACACGCTgatgatttaatatttcataataataaacacaaactgTCGTCAATGTGACGATCTGTGCTAGCTAACCTTAGAAATAATACACATGGGAATATTAGAGATTCAAATATTAGAGATTCAAATATTAGAGATTCAAATATTAGAGATTCAAATATTAGAGATTCAAATATTAGAGATTCAAATATTAGAGATTCAAATATTAGAGATGAATTAGGTGTAAGAGTGTCTGTTTGAGAATTAAAgcgtgtctctgtctgtttgtttttgtgattaaTGTTCAGAATGAAAAGTTAAAACATTCTCTAATTATCAGCGTGTTCCTTTAAATGATCGTAGatgtttctttatgttgttacaGAATAACACGACTCATGTCGCCTCATGGAACAAAATGTATTCATCCTCTCTGTCACGACTCCGGCTGATTCGTATGGAAGCCCGTTAATgccaaaaataaagacaaacccCAAGTGGTCTCTCTGAAGCAGCCGCTCCTAAAGTTGACTACCTGAGTCTTAATCTGAGAGTAATCTGAGACCCTTTAATCTCACGTCTCTGATCCACTTTAagacaaatgtaaaataatttatctttaatttttattctcatttcataaacagatttttttttacccttggTTTAagcaacaaaataaatgcagattTAATCTTTGAACATGTAGAATGATTAGATTATATGAAgtgttcatttgcaaaaacagataactcacttttaaaaaatttaaaaaatgtttcaaaaaacttttttttctataactAGCTGTAGGTATTATCATTCAACTGAAGTTTGGTGGCTTTGACTCAGTAAAAATGACATTCATAATTAGAGGtatctcaaaaatgtaactttattaaaaatgtatttaaaaagaaaaataagtttttgggaaatttataaaaatggagttatctgtttttgcaaaatgAAGTCTTCATATATTCTTTATTATAAATGCCCTCTCATAGGTAAACTGCAATACCATCAGAGCCCACTAGGGGgcattgttttactttttatacacaggacacatttttattatattaacattgataatattctttatgATCACTGCTGTAATAAAGATTTTAGATTTCTGTCAGAGTATAAATTCtgatgttttttctcttattgGCGTTAACGGCCTTCCATACAACGTTCATTACTCTGCTGTCGCTGTCTGTCTCAAACGCCTGCTGCCATTTTGGAACATGTTGCTTTAAATTCTCAGGAAGTGGAAGTTATTGTGAGTGATCGTTCCGTTCTGTGATAACATGCTATAAATATATAACTCACCTTTTTATCAACGAGGCGTTTAAACAGATATTTAATCTCATCCTTCTTTTTTATCATCATGTTGGAGCTGAACTTGATCCTCCTTCTGTTTGCACTGAGTCCTGTTCCTGTGTCCTGATCATTATGTTTCACTGGCTCCAGTTTGAAACTGGTTTTAATGGTCACATGTCATCATACCTGTGAAGTTGAGTTCACGCCTCGTTGTCCTCTGATGatggtaaataaaaacaggaaggatTAAATCAGATTAAAGGAGCACGTCAGGATTTAAAGGGGTGCAGGTATTTTTCTGTTGATGCCATCCTGAAGGTTTATAATCACACCACAGTAAACCAAGCTAACCCTGACTGTCAGGTCCTCCATGGTTATCCTCTGAAGGTCAATAAAGAAAACCTGTCTGATGATTGGTCCTGGAGTTTCTTCTTCAACAGGATGACCTGCACCTCCTCCATGTGTTACTGCACATCAAAATAATGCAGACCACAcactctgtgattggtcggctggGTAACATCTGATTTCCTGTATTTATAACATTTCCAGTCTCACTGTAGGGGGGGGACTTCAGACTCTGGAGGggcaaataaaatcacaaactcTCAGGGACTCAAAATAACTcctcaacacaaaaacaacacgaGCTttgagagagaacagaggaggatACTAGATACACTGAagaggtgacacacacacacacacacacacacacacacacacacacacacacacacacacacacacacacacacacacagagggaacctCTCACTGACTCTGAAGGTGAGACAATGAGTCAGCTAAGGGTCTAACCTACTCACACCTGGTCTCAATCAggaccaatcacacacacacacacacacaaacacacacacacacacaaacacacacacacacctgactgctCTGGGATGATTTCCCACCAGACTCAGCGGCTGTTTTTTGAAATAgagtttagactggatcaggacagactgagtttagactggatcaggacagactgagtttagactggatcaggacagactgagtttagactggatcaggacggactgagtttagactggatcaggacggactgagtttagactggatcaggacggactgagtttagactggatcaggacgggctgagtttagactggatcaggacggactgagtttagactggatcaggacggactgagtttagactggatcaggacggactgagtttagactggatcagGACGGACTAAGTTTAGACTGGATCAGGACAgagtttagactggatcaggacagactgagtttagactggatcaggacggactgagtttagactggatcaggacagactgagtttagactggatcaggacggactgagtttagactggatcaggacgggctgagtttagactggatcaggacggactgagtttagactggatcaggacggactgagtttagactggatcaggacagactgagtttagactggatcaggacgggctgagtttagactggatcaggacagactgagtttagactggatcaggacagactgagtttagactggatcagGACAGACTGAGGACGATCAGCTGCTCCAACCCCAACAGAACACCCTCAGAGTCAGTCTGGACAATGTAACGTATGTGGAAGCTGGCTATATGACTAACATAGAACTCACAGTGCCATCTAGTGTTCAGGAGGAGTACTGCAGATCGACTCGGACACAAGAGAAAACTCACTAAGGTAATAAATTgtgattttaatgatttataaaGGAGAGGAGTAAAGAAATGAACCTTTAGGTGTTCCCTTTGGACCCCTCGACTTCACTCCAGGACCTCAAACTGACCCCGGACTACACTTTGAGCCCCTGAACTCCAGCCCAGGtctgttttgtgtctgtgttcacaGCACTCTGAGCCTGAtgtgttctctgtctctgttgtttacTCTGCTTTTATCACCGCTCGCTCCTGTAAACAGAAGGAACGATGGAGGGAAGCTCTGCGTGCCGTCCGTCTGTGGACGCAGGGAGGAAGGTGGATGATgaagaccaggaccaggactcAGACCTGATTCATCAGGAGGGGGAAGAACAGCGACCTTTACCTGAAGTCCATGATTGTAGATCCACTGAGAGCGACACTGATGAACGTTCTTTAACACGAGGAGTGATCTGAAATCATGACTTTGAgggaggagacagcttcagagtgtttgttctgtgagacaatttttattgtttgtaagAATAACAGTTATACATGCAGGAGCAGGATCACAGCAGGAGCAGGATCACAGCAGGAGCAGGATCACAGCAGGAGCAGGAAGACAAACATAGCTTTACTATGATGTGAGAATAGCATGGCATTAAAAATATTAACATGTTTCAAACCTTACACAAATTATGATGAATCCATTAATGCTGACAGCCCTACCAAAAACATATTTGCTAGTCGAACAAACAATTTGACCACAGCCTGTAAGGCAATGAGAGCATTGAAcactctgcagagctgcagcaccTGCTTGTGTAATCTTCTTCCTGACCAGAACCCCAGATTTACCTTTGTTTGACATGAGGGGCAGGAACTTGTAGTTGTAGTTGACTTTCAGATGATGAATCATCTAAAATAAAGGTCCCTGGTTCAAATCAGTTGAAGCTTTTTACAATACATGTTTCTTATAAGTACAAAAAAGGTAATGCTTTCATTTGTAATTATTggaatgcaaaaaaacaaatcaaatgaatgaaaagaagcAAAAGAGAGCAACATTGTTCGTGATGGAGAGCAAGAAATTTAAGGATTTAGTTtgcataaaaggaaaataaacaaaaagcagaTCATGGTGATATGTATTAATGGCCATACAAGTACAAACTCCAGTGTGCTAACAggttttcaaaaaaacaaaaaatatcaagACATGAgacaaatattaaatctaattCATTGTAAAAGCAGGCTGTGGAACTCATGGCAGGAAAATGTTTGGGTGCTCTACTTGCAGTGCTTTAGTTTGAAACATAAATTACTGTTTGACTTGTAATACTAATATTCAGTTAAAAAATAACACTAACCAGAGAAAAACTAAAGCTGTAAAACATCCTTCCTGTCCCAGCTAGTTGACCCACCATTCACAGTGAAATGTTCCTGTTATAAAACCAGATTGAACTCAGAGCTCATGTCTATCTGGCTCTAAAATCATGAATGCACCAAGGCTGTTGATGAGGTGAGGCTCTAGAGGGAGCATCAGTGTGCTTTCAAATGTTAACTGAACTCATTATAAACCTGTCTTTAATTAAACTTGGTGTCTGTGCTTCAGGTCTACCTCTGTAGCAACATCATATTTATTGTTGACCACAGCAAGTGTATTTAAAAGTTGCAGCTGTTCTTTTAAACAGCGTCTTCAGACGTGTGACAGAAAGAGCAGATATGAAATGTGGTTTAACTGTTAACGTCTAATAAAATCctcactctttaaaaaaagacccTGACAATGTGACTAGACTAGAACCCAGATAGAGACTCAGTGGAGTGATGGACCACAGAAACCTTTACCACAAACTTTCTGCTCTTCTGTTCCACTCACATCACGTTAACTATTCTATTCTATGTGGACATTATTTTATGCACATAAGAAGCCGGTCATCTGGCAGAAAAAACACCTTTACTCTTTGAGATGttagtttcttttttgtatCCTGTTGTTTCTTCAGAAGACAGGATACTGTCACAAACAGCTAATCTTGCCATGTTTATTAATCTGACTAAGGTAGACAATAGCTCTGTTGTTATTTCTTTGGGAAATTAAAGTTATGTTTCCCTGTATGTAATGAAGGCCCTGAAAAGAATCATCTATCTCCTGTAAACTCATAACAAAGATTATACAGGGTGCAGGGTGTTATGGTGAACCTCCTCAGTGTCAGacttaaaacagaaatatagTCCGAAAATGTGATGAGATAACAAGGactaaaacatcacatttattcaacatttcCTTTGTTaattattgtggattattttaATTGATCTTGGTCAATAAGAACTGACACAAAAACCTCAGTTCAACAGGTTGAGCTTTTCAAGAACTGAAACCTTTCATGCTTTCAAATTTGTCAGTGATGCCTCGTTCATTCACAAACAGCCAAACGTCCTGAGTCTGGTTTAATCATTTCTTTGGAATTATAATCACTATTTTGTCTGACATAAGAGAGTGTATCTCATCAGGG includes the following:
- the LOC117809943 gene encoding tetraspanin-8-like; translated protein: MAVNKCVKFLLFFFNLLFWISGCIIMGVFIYLKVNKDGNSITNESLPGIDLMIAIGVIVMVLGFLGCCGAIRENRCMLLLFFISLLIIFILLLAAGILGAVGEEKVNDWMKERLEKFKPLSKQPENVKADLEKLQAELQCCGLMVGPADWEGSVPSSCKCNATMSDTCTPGTNYQTPCATKIVELMQGNMKIVLGIAFAIAILLIFGMVLSMILYCQISRKDGATNPTSTNA